A stretch of DNA from Yoonia sp. G8-12:
ATCACATAGGGTTTGCGCCGCGGCACGGATTTCGTGACTTGTGTGTTTCCGAAGGCAATGTCCCCAGTCAAGAATGGGTGCATCCCCTGATTTTTGAGATCCTGAAGAAAGTCCGGCAGGCCAGTCAGATCGCGCATCTTGGGCACTTCTTTGATGGCATTTCCCCGGTGTCCGGCAATCTCGTCAATGATCGTTTGCAGCACCGCCATGGGTGCCTCAATAAACTGGGCCAAGGTCATAATTTTGATCCGCGCCCGCGCATCGGGTGATCGAAGCACTTTGAGGAATTTATCCTCTATACGCTGCAGCCGTGCGGCCTCTGCCCGAACGTCGCTCGCAGATCGTCCTGAGCAGAACAACGGGATGGCCCATGCACCAGACACAACCCAAATGCTGGCTTGCGTGTCTTTCGCCAAGGTCCAACGTATCTCTTGGGTATCCGCAGGACCGAACTGAAAACAATGATGCCTGTCCCGGCCACTCCAAATCAGGTTGGTCAGGAACATCTTTCCGTTATAATCGCGCAGGCGCGCATTGTCAGAGATCCCGCCGCGAAAAACCTCGCTCTCATCCGCAAAATGCGCCCTGTCTTTCGCATAAAGATGGCCATGCACCACAGCGCCGGTTTGCTGGGTCAGCCACGACTGAAAATCGGGGAAAACATCATCAAGCCCCTGCAAAACGGCAAAGGGTGCGGCGGCAATGCTGGTTTGCCGATCAATGCTGGGAAAGCGGCTTTGCATAAATAGCCCCTGCCGCCCCAACGTTCGCCGATCAACAGCTTGCGCAAAAACACGGTCCACCGTCCCCGAATTAGGCTCATCCGCAAGACGCAGCGGATCTTGGGACTGGGGGAAAGTACTGAACAAAAGACTGGCATCGCGCCAGATTTTTCGCGCCACAAATGATCTGGATCGCTGCAACAGCTCTGCATGATCATCAAAAAAGATATGTGGTTTGCCCTGATAATCAAACTTGGCCAAGGTCAGCGACCGGCTCTCGACTTTGCGGGCATGAAGCCGCGTCAGCGTTTGATAATAGCTCTCGTCAGGGATCCAGACTTTGCGGAAATATGCGTCGTAAGTCGACCGGTTCGGATCGCGCAAGATTGCGTCGAGCGTCTGCCGCGTCAGGCACCACCACTGCGAACCCATATGGGGGACAACCCCATCTGGAATTCGGCGTTTATATCCCACAAGCTGCTGAAGTCTTACAAACACATCAAAAAGACGGCGGTGCTTTTTCCATGCAAACGGAAACCGCAAGGTAAACCGCTCACGGTCCAGTCCGCCAACCGTCCAAGGAACATCTGCTGTTGTCGCGCTTTCAATGAAGTCAGTGTCAGGGCGCGCATCCAGATAGCTCCGCAACTCGGCAACTGGGCGCAGCGGCAGGCAGGCACCAGAGGCCAAAAAGACATGGCGCAGCTCTGGAAATTCTTCAAGCAAGAGCGTGGCCGCCTCTTGGGATGCGGCCACCAACCCCCAAGTGCCCCACTCACAGCGGTGCCGTGTACAAAAGCGCACATCGGGTAGGTCCACAAGAGAACCAACGAATTGATCATAGATCGTCGCAGGCACGTTGCTGTCGACATGTACGACAACAGGACATCCCGCATCGGCCCAATGGCGCACCATCTGCTCGGCCCGATCAAAAGCGGTATGGACCAGCATGATCACACCCAAGCTCATGCCCAGTTCCCCTTGGACATCAGGCCCAGCACCTCAA
This window harbors:
- a CDS encoding beta-1,6-N-acetylglucosaminyltransferase → MSLGVIMLVHTAFDRAEQMVRHWADAGCPVVVHVDSNVPATIYDQFVGSLVDLPDVRFCTRHRCEWGTWGLVAASQEAATLLLEEFPELRHVFLASGACLPLRPVAELRSYLDARPDTDFIESATTADVPWTVGGLDRERFTLRFPFAWKKHRRLFDVFVRLQQLVGYKRRIPDGVVPHMGSQWWCLTRQTLDAILRDPNRSTYDAYFRKVWIPDESYYQTLTRLHARKVESRSLTLAKFDYQGKPHIFFDDHAELLQRSRSFVARKIWRDASLLFSTFPQSQDPLRLADEPNSGTVDRVFAQAVDRRTLGRQGLFMQSRFPSIDRQTSIAAAPFAVLQGLDDVFPDFQSWLTQQTGAVVHGHLYAKDRAHFADESEVFRGGISDNARLRDYNGKMFLTNLIWSGRDRHHCFQFGPADTQEIRWTLAKDTQASIWVVSGAWAIPLFCSGRSASDVRAEAARLQRIEDKFLKVLRSPDARARIKIMTLAQFIEAPMAVLQTIIDEIAGHRGNAIKEVPKMRDLTGLPDFLQDLKNQGMHPFLTGDIAFGNTQVTKSVPRRKPYVISQK